The DNA sequence AGGGCTCGGCAGTTGGGGTAACTGGCTCCGTACTGGGACCTGCTGAGTCCTTTGGGTGCTGAAGGCCACCAGGACCCAGAGCCCAAGAATAGCTTTTTAGAAGCACTGAGTTGGAATCTGACGACCTTGCTCACGAccttgcgtgtgtgtgtgtgtgtgtgtgtgtgtgtgtgtgtgtgtgtgtgtgcagcccGTCGCGGTGAGGCCACACTTAAAGAATCTGTTACTGCTTCCCGTCCCGGCGCATTCCCCCTCGCCAACCCCTGCCCTGGCTCCCAGCCACCTCCCATACATCTCGCATCGCGCTCTTGCACGCGCAGAGACGCCCATTCGCACACCAAACACCCGCAGCTCTCAGAAACGCCCAGAGTACCGCGCCCCTTGGGGCCAAAGGCTGCTGCGGGGAGCGGCGCGCTGGGCTGGAGGCGCGCGGCATTCGAGAGCGCGCCGCGGGGCCACTCTGGGGTTAGCGGGTTGGGTGAACAGGAGAGGGCGGGAGCGGCGCAGCGAACCTCAAACTGGTCGTGGCTATGGGTCACTTACCTCCTTAAGGCAAAACTTCTTCGTCCATTCCCACCAAGTGCCCTGAGCTTCCACAATGGCTCGGACCGAGCACTCCATCTATAGCTGAAGCGCCTTAAGGTGGTGCGCCCAGGATGCATTGCCTCTGGCCCAACAAGGGATGGGTAGAGGCAGTCGTTCTGGGGTGAAAACTTCAAAATGGAATGTTGGCGTCTAGAGGCAACAAACTGTTCAGTAGCTCAGGCGCTGCCAGTCCTTCCGGGCTTCCCTTCGAATGAGGCTAGGGCCTTGGGGCACTTACTCCTGTGCCGCCTGGCCTTCTTCCCTTTGCTTTTCCTCCTCGactttctccttctcccaccatcccttctcttttcttgccttctctccctttctgctcCCCCCTCGCCTTACCCCGCTTGTCTTTTAGGGATGGGGTGCAGCCTCCCGGTACTGCTGCGTTCCCGTTGACCTGACCGGGAGCCAGGCACGCTGATCCCTGGAGCCCCAGGGCACGGAGAAGTGGCGACTGGCGGCGGGCTGTGGGGAGCAGGAGGCCATAGAGTTTGGGGTGCCTCAACCCTGCAGCAGAGCGCAGCAGAAGGCGGGGGGCCCGAGGTGTCCGTGCCCTGCAGCAGTCTTCAGTCTGGAGCAACCTGCGTTCTTTTACTCACCCAGTTTCCATCACCTTTTGGTGGAGGTGGTTGGGAGTTGGGTGAGGAGAGGACGGATTGGCGAGGCTGGCAGAGAGGCAAAGAAACGGGTTTTGGGGAAAGGTGGAACAGGGGATGGACAGCGATGCATcaggcagagcccaggagaaGGGACTGACTGCAGTGGAGACGGAGGCACAGGGACAAAGAGGAGCTTGCCCGCCCAGACAAAGCCGGAGTTCTAGAGACCGTGTGACCGCGGCAGCAGGGCGGGAGGTTTGGAACCTAGAGCCTCGATGGGCCACAACAGCGAGAGTCAGGCCGACTCGCGGGGCCGCTGGAGGGCACAGACCGGCCCGGCCGCTCGGGACGCACGCGGAAACCCACAGCGTCCAGTGTACTCTCTGAGCCCCGGGTGTCTACGGCCCGCCCGGGAAGGAGGACGCTGCCGCCTAGGGCTCAGGGGCACCGAGAGAGACCAGTGCGTCTGTCCCGCCTTGGCCAGCTCGAGCTGGAGCAATAGTCACAGACCAAAGACGGCCGACCCAGCGTGGCCTCGAAACGGTCCCGCACGGAGCCACGGTCCTGGCGTACTTTCACTGCTTGCGAACGCGACAGAGACAGGGAGGGTGCGGGGGTCCTCAGCGCCCAGCTTCCGGCAGGGGCGGGGTAGCGGCATGGCCCCGACTCTCCTGCCAGACAGCCTAATCGCTTCTGCCCGAGAGCTCGCTTCTCGCAGAAGGTTGAAGAATGAATGGGCTCTTGCAGCATCACAGTTGCTGATCCAAACCTTCAGTCCAAGttttagttaaaatatatttattttattaaaaataggcgGCCCAAGACCACATGCCACCCCAGCCTCACCGAGGGCGCAATAGACAGTTTTCAGATTACTTGGAGGCAAACATTTTAACTTGCAACAATAAAAACATCTGGCTGCATCCGCATTGGTTTGGCCCACCTGACCCCTGCTTTCTGCGTCGGTCATGTCGGTCCTGCCCAGCGGCGGGGACCCACTCACCCAGTGCACGCTTCTCCTCCCTTGCGCTGCGCGCGCCCAAAGCTGAAGCGCAGAGAGCGACGCGGGAAGCGGGTCGGGTCTCCGGGTACAGCGAATTTGCGATTTATGTGGTTTCTGCGCCTGGGCTGCGGTCTTGGGAACAACTTCTTATTTCGGGCCGTCCTGGATCGGAGTAGGGAGGGTCCGCAGCGCCCGAGCCATGTCGGGAAGTCTAATGTGGTGCGTTCCGGTCTCGTCTGCGCTCAAGGGTGGTTTCTCTTCAGACAACCCAGGTTTCTTTGGGCCACCTCGCCGTTTCCGCCTTAGGCCACTAGCCTAACTTGGACCAGGACTTTCCCGCGAGGGAGCTGTCGATGGGCATCACCCTCACCCCGTCCACGAGCTGGGGCTCAGAGTTTTAATGGGGGGCGATCAGCGGGGAACTCGCGACTGAGTCCGAGGACGGAATCCGAGGACCTGTGCAGAACCTGTGCGTGGCTCTAGGGGAATCTGTCCTAGGCTCCTGTGCGCAGAAAGCTCCATTCTGGGCTGGCTTGGGTTGGGCCAGTTGAAGACCCAACTGGGTCCCAGGCGTCGTCCAAGCTTTCCAGCTGCGGGCCGCGCGGTTCGGCCAGCCTTTGCGAACAGTGGCCACTTGGGGTCGCACTTTATGCCTGTTTGAGCCTCTCGGCAGCGGGATGACGCCGGGATCTGCTTAATCGTTACAAAACGTTCAAACAAAAACAGGGCCCGTTCCCCAGCAGCCAAGAGCCACCCAGAGCACTGTCCTGGTCTGGCCTCAGCCCCAAGGCTCGGGGAGCTCAAGGTTCCGTGCATCTGGCTGAGGAAAGAGATTCAGAGCCTTTTGGCAGATTCTTTCCCTGCTCCTCCCTTCATCTTGTGCATTTGTGGGTGGGGTGAACGAGGCGCGGCGGGGCCAGTGGAGTCCTAGCTCAGGACTCGGCCACTGCACCCACCTGGAGGGGAACGGCCCCTGCTAGGCCCGAGGTGGGTTCCCTGAGGCTAAGAGTTGGATTTGAACACAACTTCtggagccccagccccacccctcagcACACAAATATGCGTAGACCTGCAGAAACACAGGCATACTCTGCACACAGGCGGCCCGTAACCGCGCGGCGCACGGAGCGTCCCCCACTGGGCGACGGACGCTGGGGAACAAAGGGCCCGAGAGGTGTCGTACTGGCGCTTATTCTGAGCCTGTTTGGGGGTGACAcgggctgggggtgagggagcAAAGAGTAAAGAGGGAGGCGAACGCGCGAAGGTGTGGAGGTGGAGGCctggccctgggggtggggggcgcaccGAAGGCGAGCCGGCGCGGGCCGGGACCTGGAGAGTGTGGGGGGCAGGGCCGGGCCGGCCGTCCCACCCGGCTCCAGTCCTCAGCCAGGCCTTGGCTGCTCGCGGGCGGCTCGGGCAGCCAGTCAGCTGACGCGGGAGGCGGAGGAGCTGTCAGGCGCGCCCCGCCCTGCGCCGCCCGGCCGCGGGGGCCGTGCAGCTATTGGCCAGCGCGCTGGGCCACCCGGGCCCCCGCGCCCCGGTGACTCAGGAAGGGATAAAAGGCTGCGGCGGCCTCGGATCCAGCACAGCTGCACCGCCGGGCTGCGAGCGGCTGCGATCAAGCGAGCCCAAGAGCAAGAGAGCTAGAGAGCGAGCGGCGGGCGCTCGCCCGGcgcctcccctctgcccagccgTGCGCCCCCCTAGCTTTTCCACCCTTCCCGGCTCGGCCCGGCCCCGGCGCGGCCACAGCCCGGAGCTCTGGGGCGTCGCAGGCAGCTTCGGGACTCTCCGGCGCGCCGCCGAGTCCCCAGACAAAGGCTTGGCCGGCGGCCCCGGCCCGCTGAGTCCTCGGTTCCCCGCCTCCCGGGCTCGCGGCTCTTCGCCCCCGCTTTCGGCTGGGCGCGCTCCGGCCCGCCGCAAAGTTtcccgggcggcggcggctgcgCCTCGCGTCAGCGATGGCCGCGGAGCTGAGCATGGGGCCCGAGCTGCCCACCAGCCCGCTGGCCATGGAGTACGTCAACGACTTCGACCTGCTCAAGTTCGACGTAAAGAAGGAGCCTCTGGGACGCGCGGAGCGCCCGGGCCGGCCTTGCACGCGCCTGCAGCCAGCAGGCTCGGTGTCGTCCACACCGCTCAGCACGCCGTGTAGCTCGGTGCCCTCATCGCCCAGCTTCAGTCCAACAGAGCAGAAGACCCATCTTGAGGACCTGTATTGGATGGCGAGCAACTACCAGCAGATGAACCCCGAAGCGCTCAACCTGACGCCTGAGGACGCGGTGGAGGCGCTCATCGGCTCGCACCCAGTGCCACAGCCTTTGCAGAGCTTCGACGGCTTCCGCGGcgcacaccaccaccaccatcaccaccacccacacCCGCACCACGCATACCCGGGCACTGGCGTGGCCCACGAAGAGCTGGGCCCGCACGGGCACCcgcaccatcaccaccatcaccaagcGTCGCCGCCGCCGTCCAGCGCGGCCAGTCCCGCGCAGCAGCTGCCCACTGGTCACCCCGGGCCAGGGCCGCACGCGGCGGCCGCGGCTACCGCGGGTGGCGGTAGCGGCAGCGTGGAGGACCGCTTCTCCGACGACCAGCTCGTGTCCATGTCGGTGCGCGAGCTGAACCGCCACCTGCGGGGCTTCACTAAGGACGAGGTGATCCGCCTGAAGCAGAAGCGGCGGACCCTGAAGAACCGGGGCTACGCCCAGTCGTGCAGGTATAAACGCGTCCAGCAGAAACACCACCTGGAGAATGAGAAGACGCAGCTCATTCAGCAGGTGGAGCAGCTTAAGCAGGAGGTGTCCCGGCTGGCCCGCGAAAGAGACGCCTACAAGGTCAAGTGCGAGAAACTCGCCAACTCCGGCTTCAGGGAGGCGGGCTCCACCAGCGACAGCCCCTCCTCTCCCGAGTTCTTTCTGTGAGTTGTGGCCGGTCCcggcccccgcccctgccccggCCTGAAACTCCCTGTCCCGTGTCCCCAGCCCCGGACTCCTGGAccctgtccctgccccagccccagccttgaCCTGTTTGACTTGAGGGAGAGGGTGGAAGGGCGCGCGGGACGCGGGCTGCGGGAGGGTGTGCGGGCAGGCAGGGTACCTTGGCCAAGGCGAGAGTGGTGCGCGCTAGCGCCGCCTCCTAGACTCGAGCAGAGCCAGAGACAAGGGGGTGGGAAGTCCCAGAGCAACTTTTCTCCAGGCTGGAGGGCGGCAAGGCATAGTCCGGAGGAGTCGCCAAGGCCGTCTGGAGACTCCTGGCTTTCTGAACTTTGCGCTTTAAGCCGAGGCCGCTGCCTCGCAGCCAGGAGCGCAGTCCAGCCCAGGAAGAGAGCAgcgaggagaggaaaggagagggaccCTGGCGTCCGACAGGCGCGAGGCGAGGCTgagcaaaggaaggaaggataaaCTGACCTATTCGTCCAAGGGTCCGGAGAACACCGGCTCTCTGCCCGGAGACGCGGGCCTCGGTTAGGACGTTTTGCGCGCAAATCTCATCAGTTTTATTGCCTGCTCGATTATATAGAAAAAATACGAAAAtctgcattaaaaatattaatcctGCATGCTGGACATGTATGgtaataatttctattttgtaCCATTTTCTTGTTTAACTTTAGCATGTTGTTGATCATGGATCATAACCCCCTTGTTTATTTGAGTGAGAAGGGATTGCAGTTCGGCAACTCCAGCAGCTGCCTCCGGGGTTTCAGTCCCGGCTGCCGGCTTGTAAATACCCGCCCTTCCAAACCGCGTAGAGAACGTGGCAGCGAGCTGAGTAtctttgtttgggttttttattatggcattttgttttttgtaagtaaaaaaaaaaaaagttctgggCATTTTGCATCAGAAAACAACTTCGTCTTGGGGCACCCTTGAAAGTTGcatgttttcttcctctcccctgcccccatttAGACCTCTTTTTCCTCCCAATTTAGTTTTCAATTTTGTTGGTGCTGAGAGAAAAGAGGATGCTTCATCTTCTGAGAACCAAGGCAGGGCAGGCTCAGCTCTGCACCCCAGAGGCCCCGTGGAATGTCCTCACTCCCACCTTACTTTATGGATAAACTGATGCCTCTAAcaagaaaggaatggaaaacaaattttcttgtttgctttttattgcaACCAGAATCATCCCAGAATCCCTATGAAACTCTCCATTAACTGCTGGAGCTGCAGTGCTCCTAGCATGAGTGGCTTCGCCAGCTGCCACACTGGTGGTGACCTGAACTTGTGTTGAGCCAACCGCCACACTCAGAAAGTACTGGAAACCCAAACATTGGCAAGTAATTTTGCAACTTTCAAGTGTGTTCTTTAGACCAACACGTTATGTGTGTCTCTTCTCCTGCTTTTGAGATAACGGGAGAAT is a window from the Manis javanica isolate MJ-LG chromosome 5, MJ_LKY, whole genome shotgun sequence genome containing:
- the MAFB gene encoding transcription factor MafB; protein product: MAAELSMGPELPTSPLAMEYVNDFDLLKFDVKKEPLGRAERPGRPCTRLQPAGSVSSTPLSTPCSSVPSSPSFSPTEQKTHLEDLYWMASNYQQMNPEALNLTPEDAVEALIGSHPVPQPLQSFDGFRGAHHHHHHHHPHPHHAYPGTGVAHEELGPHGHPHHHHHHQASPPPSSAASPAQQLPTGHPGPGPHAAAAATAGGGSGSVEDRFSDDQLVSMSVRELNRHLRGFTKDEVIRLKQKRRTLKNRGYAQSCRYKRVQQKHHLENEKTQLIQQVEQLKQEVSRLARERDAYKVKCEKLANSGFREAGSTSDSPSSPEFFLFQFCWC